The proteins below come from a single Bacteroidota bacterium genomic window:
- a CDS encoding tetratricopeptide repeat protein has protein sequence MAKQQIYKDRLPQKPASNTKRAFAMPAPNAKSNAQSKDNKPLIYALAAVIITLIVYIPSLSNGWIVNWDDGGYIHEHALVHSLTWQNFITIFNPTTFYKGNYHPLTTWFYALEYSVAGENPALYHFNNLLFHLLNVLLVFWFIRLISKKPLLAGFCAVFFGIHPMHVESVAWVSERKDVLYTFFFMLSLIWYYFRITRQEHKTRNYWISLLFFFLSLLSKSAAVILPIVMLAVDWFIKRKLSFRLITEKIPYLMLSLVFGILAVFSQNERGAIHDLTPLYPFYERMIIVCHTLVLYIAKLFVPVKLAVMYPYPARINGLLPFMYYASAAIVIAVLALIVWSKRYGRQYIFGALFFFISIVLVLQIVSVGGASLSERYTYVPYIGLFFIIGWMYDKGISSTDKKILRYKPALHILTGIFILFFSFLSWQRIGLWKDGEILFTDQIKTYPNLPFGYNNRGYYYYRWVKNYDKAVADFTRSITLDSTYFPAFANRGVVLFNMGKVEEAIVDFSKCLKMDPKNNDALIGRANSYSNLKQFEPSLPDYDLYLTIKPEDSKAWLWRGTAKLNLKKEDEALKDFEQCLKLNPKDEEGYYWKGLAYYRKGEYAAAIQLFDKSIELKPEKSEVYSWRGLAKYNLKRPAEAIKDYDLAIQSNPKDAASFVNRSVAAYDIGNFKQAWEDINTAGKMGYPLDRSFFEKVQAAVTVKK, from the coding sequence ATGGCAAAGCAACAGATTTATAAGGATAGATTACCGCAAAAGCCCGCCAGCAATACCAAGCGGGCTTTTGCTATGCCTGCTCCGAACGCAAAGTCCAATGCGCAGAGCAAAGACAATAAACCGCTGATATACGCTCTGGCTGCGGTAATCATTACACTAATCGTTTATATTCCGTCGCTCAGCAACGGCTGGATTGTGAACTGGGACGATGGCGGTTATATCCATGAACACGCACTCGTGCACAGCCTGACGTGGCAGAATTTCATCACCATCTTCAATCCGACTACATTTTATAAAGGCAATTATCATCCGCTCACAACATGGTTCTATGCGCTTGAATATTCTGTTGCCGGCGAGAATCCAGCATTGTACCACTTCAATAACCTTCTTTTTCATCTGCTGAATGTATTACTGGTGTTCTGGTTTATCCGTCTGATTTCAAAAAAGCCATTGCTGGCGGGGTTTTGCGCAGTATTTTTTGGAATACATCCCATGCATGTAGAATCGGTGGCATGGGTAAGCGAACGTAAAGACGTGCTCTACACATTTTTCTTCATGCTTTCTCTGATATGGTATTATTTCCGGATTACACGACAGGAGCATAAAACAAGAAATTACTGGATATCCCTGCTTTTTTTCTTTTTATCGTTATTAAGCAAATCAGCCGCCGTTATCTTACCTATTGTCATGTTGGCTGTTGACTGGTTTATAAAACGGAAATTAAGCTTTCGCTTGATAACGGAAAAAATTCCGTACTTAATGCTATCCCTGGTATTCGGCATCCTTGCAGTGTTTTCGCAAAATGAGCGCGGTGCCATCCACGACCTTACACCACTCTATCCGTTCTACGAGCGCATGATTATTGTGTGTCATACACTGGTGCTGTATATTGCGAAGCTTTTTGTACCCGTTAAGCTTGCGGTAATGTATCCGTATCCTGCACGCATCAACGGACTACTGCCATTCATGTATTATGCATCAGCGGCTATTGTAATTGCAGTGCTCGCACTCATTGTTTGGTCGAAGCGGTATGGCAGGCAGTACATTTTCGGCGCTCTGTTCTTTTTCATCAGCATCGTTCTCGTATTACAAATAGTATCTGTGGGCGGAGCATCATTATCGGAGCGATACACCTACGTTCCGTATATCGGGCTGTTCTTTATTATTGGCTGGATGTATGATAAAGGAATCAGTAGCACTGACAAGAAAATACTTCGCTATAAACCGGCTTTGCATATCCTTACCGGGATATTCATTCTCTTCTTTTCGTTTCTTTCATGGCAGCGGATTGGCTTGTGGAAAGACGGGGAAATACTTTTCACGGATCAGATCAAAACATATCCAAATCTGCCTTTCGGGTATAATAACCGTGGATATTATTATTACAGATGGGTCAAGAATTATGATAAAGCTGTTGCTGATTTTACGCGTTCCATAACGTTGGATTCGACCTATTTTCCTGCGTTTGCGAATCGCGGCGTTGTACTGTTCAATATGGGGAAAGTGGAAGAAGCCATCGTTGATTTTTCAAAATGCCTGAAAATGGACCCGAAAAATAATGATGCGCTGATTGGGCGTGCCAATTCGTACAGCAACCTAAAACAGTTTGAGCCATCGCTGCCCGACTATGACCTGTATCTGACGATAAAGCCCGAAGACAGCAAAGCATGGCTGTGGCGAGGTACTGCAAAGCTTAACCTGAAGAAGGAAGATGAAGCACTTAAAGACTTTGAACAATGCCTGAAACTGAATCCGAAGGATGAAGAAGGATATTACTGGAAAGGATTAGCCTATTACCGTAAAGGAGAATACGCTGCCGCCATTCAGCTTTTCGATAAATCAATTGAACTTAAGCCTGAAAAAAGTGAAGTCTATTCCTGGCGCGGGCTTGCAAAATACAACCTGAAGAGGCCTGCTGAAGCAATCAAAGATTATGACCTCGCCATACAATCGAATCCAAAGGACGCCGCATCATTTGTGAACCGCTCAGTGGCTGCATATGATATTGGAAACTTCAAACAGGCATGGGAAGATATTAATACAGCAGGTAAGATGGGATATCCGCTCGACAGAAGTTTTTTTGAGAAAGTACAGGCTGCCGTTACGGTCAAAAAATAA